One segment of Macrotis lagotis isolate mMagLag1 chromosome 1, bilby.v1.9.chrom.fasta, whole genome shotgun sequence DNA contains the following:
- the LOC141490447 gene encoding olfactory receptor 56B1-like codes for MVSTIMRPSARLLNGSHFQVTEFILMGLPGIHSWQHWLSLPLALLYFSAISANLLIFITIWKEPKLHQPMYQFLCILSVVDIGLATTIMPKILAIFWFDAKAISLPECFAQICAIHSFVFMESGIFLCMAFDRYVAICHPLRYPTIVTDTFVFKVTAFMVFRNGLVVIPVPLLAAQRDYCSSNEIEHCLCSNLGVTSLSCDDRRPNSICQMILSLMIMGGDLTLICLSYALIFWSVLKLNSAEAASKALSTCSSHLILIFFFYTVILVIFVTHLAERKYPLIPVLFNVLHNIIPPALNPLVYAFRTQDLRLGFQKLLLPVKNSK; via the exons ATGGTGAGTACCATA ATGAGGCCATCCGCAAGACTCCTCAATGGCTCCCATTTCCAGGTCACAGAATTCATTCTTATGGGACTCCCAGGAATCCATAGTTGGCAACATTGGCTATCTCTACCCTTGGCATTACTCTACTTCTCAGCCATAAGTGCCAATCTGCTCATCTTCATAACCATCTGGAAGGAACCCAAATTGCACCAACCCATGTACCAattcctatgtattttatctGTAGTGGACATAGGTCTGGCCACTACCATCATGCCCAAGATATTAGCCATCTTCTGGTTTGATGCAAAGGCCATCAGCCTCCCTGAGTGCTTTGCTCAGATCTGTGCAATACACAGCTTTGTATTCATGGAGTCAGGGATATTCCTATGCATGGCTTTTGACAGATATGTGGCTATTTGCCATCCCCTCCGCTATCCCACTATTGTCACAGACACTTTTGTCTTCAAAGTCACTGCATTCATGGTGTTCAGAAATGGACTGGTTGTTATTCCAGTGCCTTTGCTGGCTGCTCAGAGAGATTACTGCTCCTCAAATGAGATTGAACACTGCCTGTGCTCCAACTTGGGAGTCACCAGCTTGTCCTGTGATGACAGGAGACCCAATAGCATTTGCCAGATGATTCTGTCACTGATGATAATGGGAGGTGACCTAACTTTGATATGCCTTTCTTATGCATTGATTTTCTGGTCTGTCCTGAAATTGAACTCTGCAGAAGCTGCATCCAAAGCCCTCAGCACCTGCAGCTCCCACCTCATCCTCATCTTCTTCTTCTATACTGTCATTTTAGTAATTTTTGTCACCCACCTGGCAGAGAGAAAATATCCCCTGATCCCAGTGCTCTTCAATGTGTTGCACAACATCATCCCCCCGGCCCTTAACCCTCTAGTGTATGCTTTTAGGACCCAAGACCTCAGGTTGGGCTTCCAGAAGTTACTTCTGCCTGTTAAAAACAGCAAATGA